Proteins encoded in a region of the Campylobacter geochelonis genome:
- a CDS encoding ankyrin repeat domain-containing protein — protein sequence MKKVFKFLSILIILLVAKLLYNEYKLNQTSHFTITSDTNVSAIPGLSKYVTQEEVDSFSFRYWDIDNNYTKFLKPEVVPLREFLKAKNTTKVLNYLKEHNLSVDVKIEDGTTPLMYSSFYDDINTTKELIKLGANIHQKDKYKLSSLAYAIEHNSTKTVKLLLDNGVKFDEIKSIQGYLASPNYGGINGLVIYGNRVDVLYEHSWIKYMGSKIGQPPLAYAISRNLIELAKLMLESDYNPKAYFNYGDTIKTSDNFNDIISYEEEQNLNKWHNGNFSRYDYTHYAILEDIPNYEPMLELMLKYNVPGQPTKEQLKEAYEKCYRLYKWYKIRWIDGDKINKKRPFYVDMPIKNLEKYCTDENGTFNNIKEYFAYANEQKKMDSIIYISDTDKVIYLDKHSSKSNSNLTDKNKNEN from the coding sequence TTGAAAAAGGTATTTAAATTCTTAAGTATATTAATAATACTTTTAGTAGCTAAGCTACTATATAATGAGTATAAACTAAATCAAACCTCTCACTTCACAATCACTTCAGATACAAACGTTTCTGCTATACCAGGACTTAGTAAGTATGTAACTCAAGAAGAGGTTGATAGCTTTTCTTTTAGGTATTGGGATATAGATAACAACTATACTAAATTCTTAAAACCAGAAGTAGTTCCTCTTAGAGAATTTCTTAAAGCAAAAAATACAACCAAAGTCTTAAACTATCTAAAAGAGCATAATCTAAGTGTAGATGTAAAGATAGAAGATGGAACAACTCCACTTATGTATTCTAGCTTTTATGATGATATAAATACAACCAAAGAGCTTATAAAACTAGGTGCAAACATCCATCAAAAGGATAAATACAAACTTAGCTCACTAGCTTATGCTATAGAACACAACTCTACTAAGACAGTAAAATTATTACTTGATAATGGAGTTAAATTTGATGAAATTAAGTCTATTCAGGGATATCTTGCTTCTCCAAATTATGGGGGGATTAATGGTTTGGTTATATACGGTAATAGAGTTGATGTTCTTTATGAGCATAGCTGGATTAAATATATGGGCTCAAAAATAGGACAACCACCACTTGCATACGCAATTAGTAGAAATTTGATAGAGTTAGCTAAACTTATGCTAGAAAGTGATTACAATCCAAAAGCATATTTTAACTACGGAGATACTATAAAAACAAGTGATAATTTTAACGATATCATCTCTTATGAAGAGGAACAAAACTTAAACAAATGGCATAATGGTAACTTTAGTAGATATGATTATACACATTATGCAATATTAGAAGATATCCCCAACTACGAACCTATGTTAGAACTTATGCTTAAATACAACGTCCCTGGACAACCCACAAAAGAGCAGCTAAAAGAGGCGTATGAGAAATGCTATAGATTATATAAATGGTATAAAATAAGATGGATAGATGGAGATAAGATAAATAAAAAAAGACCATTTTATGTGGACATGCCTATAAAAAATTTAGAAAAGTACTGCACTGATGAAAACGGAACTTTTAATAATATAAAAGAGTATTTTGCATACGCAAACGAACAAAAAAAGATGGATTCTATAATATATATAAGTGACACGGATAAGGTGATTTACCTTGATAAACACTCAAGTAAGTCTAACTCAAATTTAACAGATAAAAATAAAAATGAAAACTAA
- a CDS encoding calcium-binding protein produces MSNFSRLDYIKDKVQKYSANIAGIVNNYNDPVGLAKELTDLFKNAIEDTIDKNVKDASEADKQFANMQKKRVGIYIDGKFTIIDLTVSQILFNSFLVDTSGSSIDDGNDKLYLHIEKSEILYAIKRTVGNAIDILISRTWVGAIVAAIVDIPNLITSNHTITVEYRDKNSNDIKERKYILYNATDFDTSLSSEWGNISLDMNTLDRVIFTRNDTPVEFIYHKRYKNKKDGQLNTFEFRQGRDEKKIVSVLKRIGYPINNNKIAHMTFSKNEEPKQLIANYYANYGAGASSVRSDLNLPNDTKENRELKQAAAYALENLKGYALAGDISKKEYINIENYSDNHLNDRANFLKLRVQELTGSAGIYRNTHYYDTKENISAGDKNTIYNEKVDKVVFITGDYTDSRSLFGKKRFYGYSDDNTIISSDDIGVYIESGLGCDTITTGSGNDIIYTNAKIDDGNDKEDSNTTNTVNSGKGNDKIYGSKGVDNITVDDGVNVIYSKDSDDSVNTTKGKNTIYLGAGSDSVNTNGGENTIYTGLDNTSQEDKDSKDDINTINLTNGNNTVYGSKAQDIVTSNEAKSDIFTKDGDDKVSISGAELNNVFTGSGNDTITINGGKGHIVYTHKDSIDGLDLDTKDSTNTVEINLGKNTIYGGKGKESLTIKDGDNTAYLYNYLKSA; encoded by the coding sequence ATGTCAAACTTTAGTCGTTTAGACTATATAAAAGATAAAGTTCAAAAATACAGTGCAAACATAGCTGGTATAGTTAACAACTACAACGACCCTGTTGGACTTGCAAAAGAATTAACTGATTTGTTTAAAAACGCAATAGAAGATACTATCGATAAAAATGTCAAAGATGCTAGTGAAGCAGATAAGCAGTTTGCTAATATGCAGAAAAAAAGAGTTGGAATTTATATAGATGGTAAATTTACTATCATAGACCTAACTGTTTCTCAAATTCTTTTTAATAGCTTTCTTGTAGATACAAGTGGTTCTAGTATAGATGATGGAAATGATAAACTATATTTACACATAGAAAAATCAGAAATATTATATGCTATAAAAAGAACTGTAGGAAATGCTATAGATATACTAATATCAAGAACTTGGGTAGGAGCTATAGTGGCTGCTATAGTTGATATACCAAATTTAATAACTTCTAACCACACCATAACAGTTGAATATAGAGATAAAAACTCTAATGATATAAAAGAAAGAAAATACATCCTTTATAATGCTACAGACTTTGATACATCACTAAGTAGTGAATGGGGAAATATAAGCTTGGATATGAATACTCTTGATAGAGTTATCTTTACAAGAAATGATACTCCAGTAGAGTTTATATATCACAAAAGATATAAAAACAAAAAAGATGGTCAGTTAAACACCTTTGAATTTAGACAAGGAAGAGATGAGAAAAAGATAGTCTCTGTTTTAAAACGAATTGGTTATCCAATAAATAATAACAAGATAGCCCATATGACTTTCTCTAAAAATGAAGAGCCTAAACAACTCATAGCCAACTACTATGCTAACTATGGAGCAGGAGCTAGTAGTGTTAGAAGTGATTTAAATTTACCTAATGATACAAAAGAAAACAGAGAACTAAAACAAGCTGCCGCTTATGCCTTAGAAAACCTAAAAGGATATGCTCTAGCAGGAGATATCTCCAAAAAAGAGTATATAAACATCGAAAACTACTCTGATAACCATCTTAACGATAGAGCTAACTTCTTAAAGCTAAGAGTTCAAGAACTAACTGGTTCTGCTGGAATTTATAGAAATACACACTATTATGATACAAAAGAGAATATATCTGCTGGAGATAAAAACACTATATATAATGAAAAGGTTGATAAAGTAGTGTTTATAACTGGAGATTATACGGACTCTAGGAGTTTATTTGGTAAAAAAAGATTCTATGGATATAGTGATGATAATACCATAATTAGCTCTGATGATATAGGTGTTTACATCGAATCCGGTCTTGGTTGTGATACTATAACTACAGGAAGTGGTAATGATATCATCTATACAAATGCAAAAATAGATGATGGAAATGATAAAGAAGATTCTAACACTACTAATACTGTAAACTCAGGTAAAGGTAATGATAAAATATATGGCTCTAAAGGAGTTGATAACATAACTGTAGATGATGGAGTAAATGTTATATATTCTAAAGATAGTGATGATAGTGTAAATACAACCAAAGGTAAAAACACTATCTACTTAGGAGCTGGAAGCGATAGTGTAAATACAAATGGTGGAGAAAACACTATCTATACAGGATTAGATAACACAAGCCAAGAAGATAAAGATAGTAAAGATGATATAAATACTATAAATTTAACCAACGGAAATAACACAGTATATGGCTCTAAAGCACAAGATATAGTAACTTCAAATGAAGCTAAAAGCGACATCTTTACTAAAGATGGAGATGATAAAGTAAGTATCAGTGGTGCAGAGTTAAACAATGTATTTACAGGAAGTGGAAATGATACTATAACTATAAATGGCGGCAAAGGGCATATAGTTTATACCCATAAAGATAGCATAGATGGCTTAGACTTAGATACTAAAGATAGTACTAACACAGTAGAGATAAATTTAGGTAAAAATACCATCTATGGTGGTAAAGGCAAAGAAAGCTTAACTATAAAAGATGGAGATAATACAGCCTATCTATATAATTATTTAAAATCAGCATAA
- a CDS encoding ankyrin repeat domain-containing protein, with the protein MNQTSKNFIITIAVIFITILAYLYKTNQLPNLTNQTNFTITSDTNVSAIPGLSKYVTQEEVDEFGFTYWDIDNNYTKWIDPLLLPLRSALKDKNTTKVLSYLKEHNLSVDVKIEDGTTPLMYSSFYDDINTTKELIKLGANIHQKDKYKLSPLAYAIEHNSTKTAKLLVDNGAKFEDVKVVQIYLQSPMIEKIIIDNDNINILYDANASRKSKISDGKSPHNTFFYIVMNGFTEIAELALKSGYIPNCTQNNIYDELCYKELTNIPNYEPMLELMLKYNVPGQPTKEQLKEAYDECYEFYYDKCFYDYKNQCNPVFEIYPEIYALKNKYKMFKRYCPDKNGTFKDTKEFINYKNAKNRSYSISSIIASDMKNVFIKDKNITLENLMIDTYKKSTNENEKDFLKTYYLKNYKNDF; encoded by the coding sequence TTGAACCAAACATCTAAAAATTTTATCATAACCATAGCTGTTATATTTATAACTATACTTGCATATCTTTATAAAACCAACCAACTACCAAATTTAACCAACCAAACCAACTTCACAATCACTTCAGATACAAACGTTTCTGCTATACCAGGACTTAGTAAGTATGTAACTCAAGAAGAGGTTGATGAGTTTGGGTTTACCTACTGGGATATAGATAACAATTACACTAAGTGGATTGACCCACTTCTTTTACCGCTAAGGTCAGCCTTAAAGGACAAAAATACAACCAAAGTCTTAAGCTATCTAAAAGAGCATAACCTAAGTGTAGATGTGAAGATAGAAGATGGAACAACTCCACTTATGTATTCTAGCTTTTATGATGATATAAACACAACCAAAGAGCTTATAAAACTAGGTGCGAATATCCATCAAAAAGATAAATACAAACTTAGCCCACTAGCTTATGCTATAGAGCATAACTCAACTAAGACAGCTAAGCTTTTAGTTGATAATGGAGCTAAATTTGAAGATGTTAAGGTAGTTCAAATTTACCTTCAAAGTCCCATGATAGAAAAGATAATCATAGATAATGATAATATCAATATACTCTATGATGCTAATGCTTCAAGAAAATCAAAAATCAGTGATGGAAAATCGCCTCATAATACATTTTTTTATATAGTCATGAATGGTTTTACGGAAATAGCAGAACTTGCCCTAAAGAGTGGGTATATACCAAATTGCACACAAAATAATATTTATGATGAACTTTGCTATAAGGAGTTAACTAACATCCCCAACTACGAACCTATGCTAGAACTTATGCTTAAATACAACGTCCCTGGACAACCTACAAAAGAGCAGCTAAAAGAGGCGTATGATGAGTGTTATGAATTTTACTATGATAAATGTTTTTATGATTATAAAAATCAATGTAATCCAGTATTTGAAATATATCCTGAAATTTATGCTTTAAAAAATAAATATAAAATGTTTAAGAGATATTGTCCTGATAAAAATGGAACTTTTAAAGATACAAAAGAATTTATTAATTATAAAAATGCAAAAAATAGGTCTTATTCTATATCATCTATCATAGCTAGTGATATGAAAAATGTTTTTATAAAAGATAAAAATATTACGCTAGAAAATTTAATGATTGATACATATAAAAAAAGCACCAACGAAAATGAAAAAGATTTTCTTAAAACATATTATTTAAAGAATTATAAGAATGATTTTTAA
- a CDS encoding calcium-binding protein: MSNFSRLDYIKDKVQKYSANIAGIVNNYNDPVGLAKELTDLFKNAIEDTIDKNVKDASEADKQFANMQKKRVGIYIDGKFTIIDLTVSQILFNSFLVDTSGSSIDDGNDKLYLHIEKSEILYAIKRTVGNAIDILISRTWVGAIVAAIVDIPNLITSNHTITVEYRDKNSNDIKERKYILYNATDFDTSLSSEWRNISSDMNTLDRVIFTRNDTPVEFIYHKRYKNKKDGQLNTFEFRQGRDEKKIVSVLKRIGYPINNNKIAHMTFSKGEEPKQLIANYYANYGAGASSVMSDLDNSDKALQQAAAYALENLKGYALAGDISKKEYINIENYSDNHLNDRANFLKLRVQELTGSAGIYRNTHYYDTKENISAGDKNTIYNEKVDKVVFITGDYTDSRSLFGKKRFYGYSDDNTIISSDDIGVYIESGLGCDTITTGDGNDIIYTNAKIDDGNDKEDSNTTNTVNSGKGNDKIYGSKGVDNITVDDGVNVIYSKDSDDSVNTTKGKNTIYLGAGSDSVNTNGGTNTIYTGLDNTSQEDKDSKDDINTINLTNGNNTVYGSKAQDIVTSNEAKSDIFTKDGDDKVSISGAELNNVFTGSGNDTIAINGGKGHIVYTHKDSIDGLDLDTKDSTNTVEINLGKNTIYGGKGKESLTIKDGDNTAYLYNYLKSA; this comes from the coding sequence ATGTCAAACTTTAGCCGTTTAGACTATATAAAAGATAAAGTTCAAAAATACAGTGCAAACATAGCTGGTATAGTTAATAACTACAACGACCCTGTTGGACTTGCAAAAGAATTAACTGATTTGTTTAAAAACGCAATAGAAGACACTATCGATAAAAATGTCAAAGATGCTAGTGAAGCAGATAAGCAGTTTGCTAATATGCAGAAAAAAAGAGTTGGAATTTATATAGATGGTAAATTTACTATTATAGACCTAACTGTTTCTCAAATTCTTTTTAATAGCTTTCTTGTAGATACAAGTGGTTCTAGTATAGATGATGGAAATGATAAACTATATTTACACATAGAAAAATCAGAAATATTATATGCTATAAAAAGAACTGTAGGAAATGCTATAGATATACTAATATCAAGAACTTGGGTAGGAGCTATAGTGGCTGCTATAGTTGATATACCAAATTTAATAACTTCTAACCACACCATAACAGTTGAATATAGAGATAAAAACTCTAATGATATAAAAGAAAGAAAATACATCCTTTATAATGCTACAGACTTTGATACATCACTAAGTAGTGAATGGAGAAATATAAGCTCGGATATGAATACTCTTGATAGAGTTATCTTTACAAGAAATGATACTCCAGTAGAGTTTATATATCACAAAAGATATAAAAACAAAAAAGATGGTCAGTTAAACACCTTTGAATTTAGACAAGGAAGAGATGAGAAAAAGATAGTCTCTGTTTTAAAACGAATTGGTTATCCAATAAATAATAACAAGATAGCCCATATGACTTTCTCTAAAGGTGAAGAGCCTAAACAACTCATAGCCAACTACTATGCTAACTATGGAGCAGGAGCTAGTAGTGTTATGAGTGATTTGGATAATAGTGATAAAGCTCTCCAACAAGCTGCCGCTTATGCCTTAGAAAACCTAAAAGGATATGCTCTAGCAGGAGATATCTCCAAAAAAGAGTATATAAACATCGAAAACTACTCTGATAACCATCTTAACGACAGAGCTAACTTCTTAAAGTTAAGAGTTCAAGAACTAACTGGTTCTGCTGGAATTTATAGAAATACACACTATTATGATACAAAAGAAAATATATCTGCTGGAGATAAAAACACTATATATAATGAAAAGGTTGATAAAGTAGTGTTTATAACTGGAGATTATACGGACTCTAGGAGTTTATTTGGTAAAAAAAGATTCTATGGATATAGTGATGATAATACCATAATTAGCTCTGATGATATAGGTGTTTACATCGAATCCGGTCTTGGTTGTGATACTATAACTACAGGAGATGGTAATGATATCATCTATACAAATGCAAAAATAGATGATGGAAATGATAAAGAAGATTCTAACACTACTAATACTGTAAACTCAGGTAAAGGTAATGATAAAATATATGGCTCTAAAGGAGTTGATAACATAACTGTAGATGATGGAGTAAATGTTATATATTCTAAAGATAGTGATGATAGTGTAAATACAACCAAAGGTAAAAACACTATCTACTTAGGAGCTGGAAGCGATAGTGTAAATACAAATGGTGGAACTAATACTATCTATACAGGATTAGATAACACAAGCCAAGAAGATAAAGATAGTAAAGATGATATAAATACTATAAATTTAACTAACGGAAATAACACAGTATATGGCTCTAAAGCACAAGATATAGTAACTTCAAATGAAGCTAAAAGCGACATCTTTACTAAAGATGGAGATGATAAAGTAAGTATCAGTGGTGCAGAGTTAAACAATGTATTTACAGGAAGTGGAAATGATACTATAGCTATAAATGGTGGCAAAGGACATATAGTTTATACCCATAAAGATAGCATAGATGGCTTAGACTTAGATACTAAAGATAGTACTAACACAGTAGAGATAAATTTAGGTAAAAATACCATCTATGGTGGTAAAGGCAAGGAAAGCTTAACTATAAAAGATGGAGATAATACAGCCTATCTATATAATTATTTAAAATCAGCATAA